TGGGGAAGAGCGCGAAGACGATCAGGTGCAGCAGGATGGCGATGAGCGCGCCATAGATCAGGTTGTCGCGGTCGCGCGGCTGGCGCAGCCAGTTTTGCTCCTGCGGCTTCGGGCGGGGCGAAGGCGGCAGGTCCGGCGGGGGCGGCGACATCTTGGGCTTGGTGTCCAGGCTGCTCATGGGGCGAGGATCCCAGAGGGCATCCCTTTACTAGACGCCCTTGGTGCGTAGATCGTTCAACCAACCCAGCTTGCGCAACTCGGTTTCGAGGCGCTCGGTGGGCAGGCCCATGATGTTGTGCAGCGAACCGGTCCAGCGCTCGATGATCAGCTCGCGACCTTCCTGAATGCCGTAGGCACCGGCTTTGTCCAGCGGGTTAACGCGCTCGAAATACTGCGTAATCACGTCTTCCTCCAACTCGCGGAAGGTGACTTCGCTCGACTCGACAAAATCGTGGCGCACCTCGCGGGCGGCCCAATGCAGGCTTACGCCGGTATAGACGACGTGCGTCTGCCCGCTGAGGAGCAGGAGCATGCTGCGCGCTTCTTCGAGGTCGCCCGGCTTGTTCAGCACCATGTCGCCGAGCGCGACTGTCGTGTCGGCGGCGAGGATGGGCGCATCGGGTGCCAGTTTGGCCACGGCCTCGGCCTTGAGGCGGGCGTTGTCGGCCACCAGGGCTTGCGGCTCCGCCTCCTCGATCTCGTCCACATCGGCCGGCTGCACGCGGAAGCGCAGGCCCATCAAAGTCAGCAATTCACGTCGTCGGGGAGAACCGGAAGCCAGGATCAACTCCATAAAATACAAGGGTGGGGCAGTCGCGCCAGGACTCAAGATTTAACCGCCAAAAGGGAGAGCTGGTAGGGGGAGCAAGAATTCACCAGAAAAGGCAGAAAACTCAGAGAAGACCATGAGACGAGTGTCTGCTGGATGGGACTTCTCTTGGGCCGAAAATCAAAAGCCTTTTTCTGTCTTCTCTGCTTTTTCTAGTAAAAAATTGCGCCTTCTTCTTCTATTACTGTGCGACTTCCTGCACGCGTCCACGGACGCGGGCCAGGTTGACGACGGCGAGGTCGAGGGCGTAGCGCGCTTGCACGAGCTGGTCTTCGGCGGTGGCGAGGTTGGCTTGTGCGTCGGTTAGCTCGCTGTTGTCGGCGATGCCTTCCTGGAAAGAGGTGCGCGCGAGGTCGAGTTCGCTACGGCTGAGGCGCACGCGGCGCTCGGCGATCTCCACCTGACGGCGGGCAGCGCGGAGCTGGTCGAGCGTCAGGCGGTAGTCGACTCCCAGTTGCTGGATCGTCTGCTCCAGCTGCAGCTCGCTCTGGCGGAGCTGCGAACGCGCACGCAGGGCTTCGGCGGTGATGCGACCGCCTTCCCAAATCGGCACCGATACGCCGAGCTGGACGCCCCAGGTTTCATGGGTATCGCCCATGTCCTCCCCGTTGACGCCATAGTTGCCGGTGAGCGCGACATCGGGCAAGCGCTCGCCTCGGGCGCTGCGGAGGGCCACCTGGCTGCGCTGGATGGCGAGCCTGGCTTGCCGGACGGCAGCGCGCTGGTCGAGGATCTCCTGCAGTTGCTGGCCGTTGAAAGCCGCTTCGCCCACGTCTTCCAGTTCCGGATCGACCAACTGCAAGGGCTGGTCGAGCGGCAGGTTGAGCAGCCGCTTGAGCGTCAATTCACTTTCGTAGGCCGCCGTTTCCTGCTCCACGAGCTGGAATTCGCTGCTGGCCAGCTGCACCTCGGCGCGGTTGAGGTCGAGGGCCGAAGCCACGCCAGCGTCCGCACGCTCCTGGGCCTGGTCAAAAAGGGTCCGGTCGCGCTCGATGGCGGCTTCGATCACGTCGATCTGGCGCTCGTTGCGCAAGTGCAGGAGGTAGGACTGGCCGATTTGCTGCCAGATGTCCTGCACGGTCTCCTCAAGCTGGGCCTCGGCCACCTGTACGCCCAGCTTGGCGCCCCGGTAGCTGGTCCAGGCATTGTAGTCGAAGATCGAAAGACGGGCCTGCAGCAGGGCGCTAAAGGAATCGGTCGTGAGGGTGCCACTCAGCTGGTCGCCAAAAT
This genomic stretch from Verrucomicrobiota bacterium JB022 harbors:
- a CDS encoding TolC family protein gives rise to the protein MKCLSLLLLLGITLPLRAQTTAPAQVLTLQDALQRASRANLQLLLSQEQVTEAQTNVGTARSALLPSVTGEASQSRNQQYLNFGDQLSGTLTTDSFSALLQARLSIFDYNAWTSYRGAKLGVQVAEAQLEETVQDIWQQIGQSYLLHLRNERQIDVIEAAIERDRTLFDQAQERADAGVASALDLNRAEVQLASSEFQLVEQETAAYESELTLKRLLNLPLDQPLQLVDPELEDVGEAAFNGQQLQEILDQRAAVRQARLAIQRSQVALRSARGERLPDVALTGNYGVNGEDMGDTHETWGVQLGVSVPIWEGGRITAEALRARSQLRQSELQLEQTIQQLGVDYRLTLDQLRAARRQVEIAERRVRLSRSELDLARTSFQEGIADNSELTDAQANLATAEDQLVQARYALDLAVVNLARVRGRVQEVAQ
- a CDS encoding Maf family protein: MELILASGSPRRRELLTLMGLRFRVQPADVDEIEEAEPQALVADNARLKAEAVAKLAPDAPILAADTTVALGDMVLNKPGDLEEARSMLLLLSGQTHVVYTGVSLHWAAREVRHDFVESSEVTFRELEEDVITQYFERVNPLDKAGAYGIQEGRELIIERWTGSLHNIMGLPTERLETELRKLGWLNDLRTKGV